A genomic window from Aquitalea aquatilis includes:
- a CDS encoding RES domain-containing protein → MDTDQELETEDKHLCAACIGESYLQGEVNQDGAIATCHYCGQRGPCTTIGALADIFSRVIEDHYSLTPSEPSSFDYAMIKEGFGDWERGGDLLSSVIGEAAIIDEEPSEDIRVVLDDRYGDPYAYQIGEDSPYCSDAHYEVRKLEPFELRAGWEYFERSIKQETRFFNQPAESMFEVLFQGLSDLKTRSKKRVIIAAGPNEKINALYRARVFQSDTTLKKAILRPDREIGPPPSQAASAGRMNARGIAVFYGSTRPKMALSEVRPPVGSRILMGRFDLIRPLNLLDVEALRSLIVPGSLFDPKYKTRLEKAQFLEQLSHRISMPIMPDDEVFDYLVTQALADYLASKTSPRIDGIIYPSAQSHGGGSNVVLFNSAARVEELALPQGTQLSVHTSHYSDGDPNTDYWVWEEVPKKEPTAPKEECSFMSLLDINDDHGPRELTLRLDTTSMKVHHVRGVSFVTNEHDITRHRREISENTEL, encoded by the coding sequence ATGGATACCGATCAAGAACTGGAAACCGAAGATAAGCATCTTTGTGCAGCTTGTATTGGTGAAAGCTACCTTCAAGGTGAGGTCAATCAAGATGGAGCTATCGCCACATGTCATTACTGCGGCCAAAGGGGACCTTGTACCACGATTGGGGCTCTTGCTGACATCTTTTCGCGCGTGATTGAGGACCACTACTCACTCACTCCAAGCGAACCCTCCTCCTTCGATTATGCGATGATCAAGGAAGGCTTTGGGGATTGGGAGCGAGGAGGCGATCTCCTCTCTTCGGTCATTGGTGAAGCTGCGATAATCGATGAGGAACCATCAGAAGACATCCGAGTAGTCCTCGATGATAGGTACGGTGATCCATATGCATATCAAATTGGTGAGGATAGCCCCTATTGCTCGGATGCTCACTATGAGGTACGTAAGCTTGAACCTTTTGAGCTCCGAGCTGGTTGGGAGTATTTTGAGCGAAGTATCAAACAAGAGACCCGTTTTTTCAACCAACCTGCCGAATCTATGTTTGAGGTTCTGTTCCAAGGATTAAGTGATCTCAAAACACGATCGAAAAAGAGAGTTATCATTGCTGCTGGTCCTAATGAGAAGATCAACGCACTGTATCGAGCTCGTGTCTTTCAGTCTGATACCACCCTGAAAAAAGCAATCCTGCGACCCGATAGGGAAATTGGGCCTCCACCGTCACAGGCTGCATCTGCAGGGCGAATGAATGCCCGCGGTATTGCCGTTTTCTATGGCTCTACTCGTCCTAAGATGGCTCTGTCTGAAGTTAGACCTCCCGTTGGAAGCCGTATTTTAATGGGCCGATTTGACTTAATAAGACCATTGAATCTTCTCGATGTTGAAGCATTACGATCGCTTATCGTACCCGGGAGCCTTTTCGACCCCAAATACAAAACTAGACTTGAGAAGGCCCAGTTCTTAGAACAGCTGAGCCATCGCATCTCCATGCCAATCATGCCCGACGATGAGGTATTTGACTACTTAGTGACTCAAGCCCTTGCGGATTATTTAGCTAGCAAAACCTCACCTCGTATTGACGGTATCATCTACCCATCTGCACAAAGTCACGGTGGCGGCAGTAATGTAGTTCTCTTCAATTCGGCAGCAAGAGTTGAAGAGCTTGCTCTACCACAAGGCACTCAACTATCCGTACACACAAGTCATTACTCTGATGGGGACCCCAACACAGATTATTGGGTATGGGAGGAAGTCCCTAAAAAAGAGCCCACAGCCCCCAAAGAAGAATGTTCATTTATGAGTCTTCTTGACATCAACGATGATCATGGCCCCAGAGAACTAACTTTGCGTCTCGACACCACAAGCATGAAAGTCCATCACGTCCGTGGAGTTAGCTTCGTCACTAATGAGCATGATATTACTCGACATCGGCGTGAAATTTCAGAAAATACTGAATTATGA
- a CDS encoding GTPase family protein, translated as MFLPTFHGEQMLSYLSSTLNLHGQTFTQAQREELQARIEELVNYQAVVGIMGKTGGGKSSLCNALFGQEIAEVDDIAACTRYPQEYTLAYKNGKGIALIDVPGVGESIGRDQEYTDLYQRLLPELDLILWVVKADDRALAIDQQVFNSVIRPYLTDRDIPVLFVISQVDKVAPFWEWDHERHLPSSSQQSNLSRKQIQLSQTFDIALDHICVTSAEEGYGLTGLVEQIVTLLPNQKKWAIAREAKPEYVSGKAYQTASKGLWETIKETATSILREGWSVISSKVESWLDKLFNW; from the coding sequence ATGTTCTTACCGACATTTCATGGCGAGCAGATGCTCTCCTACCTCAGCAGTACCCTCAACCTGCATGGACAGACCTTTACCCAGGCACAGCGTGAAGAACTGCAAGCGCGTATCGAAGAGCTGGTCAACTATCAGGCCGTGGTCGGCATCATGGGTAAAACCGGGGGTGGCAAGTCCAGCTTGTGCAATGCCCTGTTCGGCCAGGAGATTGCCGAAGTAGATGACATTGCCGCCTGCACCCGCTACCCACAGGAATACACCCTGGCGTATAAAAATGGGAAAGGGATTGCCCTGATCGACGTTCCTGGGGTCGGGGAAAGCATCGGTCGGGATCAGGAATACACCGACCTGTACCAGCGCCTGCTGCCGGAACTGGATCTGATCTTGTGGGTAGTCAAAGCCGATGACCGGGCCCTGGCTATTGATCAGCAGGTGTTCAACAGCGTCATCCGCCCTTACCTGACAGATCGGGACATCCCGGTGCTGTTTGTGATCAGCCAGGTCGATAAAGTTGCCCCTTTCTGGGAGTGGGACCACGAACGGCATCTACCGAGCAGCAGCCAGCAAAGCAATCTGAGCCGCAAGCAGATCCAGCTATCCCAGACCTTCGACATCGCCCTCGACCATATCTGTGTCACTTCCGCCGAAGAAGGCTATGGCCTCACCGGCCTGGTCGAGCAGATCGTCACCCTGCTGCCCAATCAAAAAAAGTGGGCAATCGCCCGAGAGGCCAAACCTGAATACGTGTCAGGAAAGGCTTATCAGACTGCAAGCAAAGGGCTGTGGGAAACCATCAAAGAAACAGCCACCAGCATCCTGCGGGAAGGCTGGTCGGTAATCTCCAGCAAGGTGGAAAGCTGGCTGGACAAACTGTTCAACTGGTAG